In Deltaproteobacteria bacterium, a single genomic region encodes these proteins:
- a CDS encoding MFS transporter — MSVRTAAQVRNAPSRVRYGVVGFTLALIAVAYLDRICIATAAPAIKADLGLSDTQMGFVFSAFTLAYALFEVPSGWFADRFGARIALTRIVVWWSAMTAATGLATGFLSLFTVRLLFGMGEAGTFPATARVFARWLPIAQRGRVFGLSLMAGALAGAATQPLVVAMLGVMSWPHAFAIFGCVGLLWAGAWWWWFRDDPHVHPQVNAAERRLLTDGGAHTSVGHVPVPWRLLLRSRTLVMLCLMYSGAIYGWYFYITWLPTYLLRARGFDLKQTGWLAGLALVAIAAGVVAGGWLSDALTARWGARVGRRTPGVIGLPLAAAAAVGAVLTADPHTSALLLAAAAGLAALGVAPAWVVCLEIGGAHAGVVSGAMNMFGNLGGTLSPVVVGICVDRWGSWNASLLSVAGFYLVAAVCWLAVDPTQRIEVTDLKLEGEERV, encoded by the coding sequence ATGAGCGTCCGCACCGCCGCGCAGGTTCGCAACGCGCCGAGTCGCGTTCGCTACGGCGTGGTCGGCTTTACGCTCGCGCTGATCGCCGTCGCCTATCTCGATCGCATTTGCATCGCCACGGCCGCGCCGGCAATCAAGGCCGACCTCGGCCTCAGCGATACGCAGATGGGGTTCGTATTCAGCGCGTTCACGCTCGCCTACGCGCTGTTCGAAGTGCCGAGCGGCTGGTTCGCCGATCGATTCGGTGCCCGCATCGCGCTGACTCGCATCGTCGTATGGTGGTCGGCCATGACCGCCGCCACCGGGCTGGCGACGGGCTTTCTCTCGCTGTTCACCGTCCGGCTCCTCTTCGGCATGGGTGAAGCGGGAACGTTCCCGGCCACCGCGCGCGTGTTCGCGCGCTGGCTGCCGATCGCGCAACGCGGGCGCGTCTTCGGTCTCTCACTCATGGCCGGTGCCTTGGCCGGCGCCGCGACACAGCCGTTGGTGGTAGCCATGCTCGGCGTGATGTCGTGGCCACACGCGTTCGCCATCTTCGGTTGCGTGGGTCTGCTGTGGGCGGGCGCGTGGTGGTGGTGGTTTCGCGACGACCCGCACGTGCATCCCCAGGTCAACGCCGCCGAACGTCGACTGCTCACTGACGGTGGCGCACACACCTCAGTTGGTCACGTGCCGGTACCCTGGCGCTTGCTGCTGCGCAGTCGCACGCTGGTGATGCTGTGCCTGATGTACAGCGGCGCGATCTACGGCTGGTACTTCTACATCACCTGGCTGCCCACCTATCTGCTGCGCGCGCGCGGCTTCGATCTCAAGCAGACCGGTTGGCTCGCGGGGCTAGCGTTGGTCGCCATCGCCGCCGGCGTCGTCGCCGGTGGTTGGTTGAGCGATGCGCTAACCGCGCGCTGGGGCGCGCGCGTTGGGCGGCGCACGCCTGGAGTCATCGGCTTGCCGCTCGCGGCCGCCGCGGCGGTTGGAGCCGTGCTGACTGCTGATCCGCACACGTCGGCGCTGCTGCTCGCCGCCGCCGCCGGCCTCGCCGCGCTCGGAGTCGCCCCAGCGTGGGTTGTGTGTCTCGAAATCGGCGGCGCACACGCCGGCGTGGTCAGCGGCGCGATGAACATGTTCGGAAACCTCGGCGGAACGCTCAGCCCGGTCGTCGTCGGGATCTGCGTTGATCGCTGGGGTTCATGGAATGCGTCACTCTTGAGCGTCGCCGGCTTCTATCTCGTCGCCGCGGTCTGTTGGCTCGCCGTCGATCCCACGCAACGAATCGAAGTGACCGACCTCAAACTCGAAGGCGAGGAAAGAGTGTAA
- a CDS encoding ABC transporter permease, translating into MTAYSLRMPVRFLRGNYARLALTVVALACGVGLVCAIDLVNRAVLRAFVEVIDTMAGRAALQVTAGEGGVFGESIAATVSTVPGVELAVPVVSAAAFTADDSAEFVTIQGVDIANEQAVRTYDARDEGGVEMDDPLVFLNQTDSIIVTRPFAERRGLAVNDQIPLVTPTGRRNFTIRALLEPVGVARVYGGNLAVMDLYAAERMFTQPEMINRIDVVVGRDQIVSKIADAIAAVLPAGLRVEAPAQRKIDLHKVMQSLQVVLQGVGSLGLVAGFLIAFNRLATVFERRAWQLGVMRALGVRQWTLWWELVKESLLLGAAGVGLGIVLGRALARLLLPVIATTTAVAYKLVAPDAEVSLTLPSLVLATVLGLGAALLAAALPAWRAAQLGVVTTIGGRGVEQESPASRAMWLMRALIVVAIIACALLQSITQSAVWGLFATALIAVATALAARPLLGLAAAVVSPLFRSLGGPSARFAAAALLHNPRRMALTAGTLGVGLGSVLWLWMVARSFEQSVIDSLSGAMRADLAVTSSNIAAGFLEAPVDQQLLADLKGIAGVKAVAGERVIDWHHADGPIAIDAFDPSYFSDPAFGQLPLLGRHATDVWEAVARGEAVIVSSNFALHLQVDVGDTITLDTPSGALALQVAGITMVFISPRGTIEMSRALFERTWHDTQINHAFVQVVPGTAVAAVRDTIAHELGGRYGLRILSCSELIDFFASQVRRAFAAAHVLAAMVLLVVMLGMADTLAANVAERTRELGSIRAIGVRRRQVQRMVLLEGVLLGGLGLALAVLAGGALGALWVDATFPYLLGWTLERHVPYLQAAAVAVAAIAVCLLAALIPARRASRLEPAAALRYE; encoded by the coding sequence GTGACAGCCTACAGTCTCCGGATGCCGGTGCGCTTTTTGCGCGGGAACTACGCGCGGCTGGCGCTAACCGTCGTCGCACTTGCATGCGGCGTCGGGTTGGTGTGCGCGATCGATTTGGTCAACCGAGCTGTCCTGCGCGCCTTCGTCGAGGTCATCGACACCATGGCCGGTCGCGCCGCGTTGCAAGTGACGGCGGGGGAGGGCGGTGTGTTCGGCGAGTCGATCGCGGCCACGGTGTCCACCGTGCCGGGGGTTGAGCTGGCCGTGCCGGTGGTGAGTGCGGCCGCGTTTACCGCCGACGATAGTGCGGAGTTCGTCACCATCCAAGGCGTCGACATCGCCAACGAACAAGCGGTCCGCACTTACGACGCTCGCGACGAGGGCGGCGTAGAGATGGATGACCCGCTGGTGTTTCTCAATCAGACCGACTCGATCATTGTGACGCGACCGTTCGCTGAGCGGCGGGGCCTGGCGGTCAACGACCAGATCCCGTTGGTGACGCCGACTGGTCGCCGCAACTTTACGATTCGCGCCTTGCTGGAGCCGGTCGGGGTGGCGCGCGTGTACGGCGGCAACTTGGCGGTGATGGATCTCTACGCCGCCGAGCGCATGTTCACGCAGCCGGAGATGATCAATCGTATTGATGTCGTGGTCGGCCGCGACCAGATAGTGAGCAAGATCGCCGACGCGATCGCCGCGGTGTTGCCCGCGGGCTTGCGTGTCGAAGCGCCGGCGCAGCGCAAGATCGATTTGCACAAGGTGATGCAGTCGCTGCAGGTCGTGCTGCAGGGCGTCGGATCGCTTGGCTTGGTGGCCGGGTTCTTGATCGCGTTCAATCGACTGGCCACGGTCTTCGAACGCCGCGCCTGGCAGCTCGGCGTGATGCGCGCGCTCGGCGTACGGCAATGGACGCTGTGGTGGGAACTGGTGAAGGAGAGCCTGCTCCTCGGCGCCGCCGGTGTCGGGCTCGGCATCGTGCTCGGGCGCGCGCTGGCACGACTGCTCTTGCCAGTGATCGCGACGACGACAGCGGTCGCGTACAAGCTGGTCGCGCCGGACGCCGAGGTGTCGCTGACACTGCCGTCGCTCGTCCTGGCCACGGTGCTCGGACTCGGGGCGGCGCTGTTGGCCGCGGCGCTGCCGGCGTGGCGCGCCGCGCAGCTCGGCGTGGTGACGACGATCGGTGGCCGCGGCGTCGAACAGGAGAGCCCGGCATCGCGGGCGATGTGGTTGATGCGCGCGCTCATCGTGGTCGCCATCATCGCATGCGCGCTACTGCAATCGATCACGCAGTCGGCCGTCTGGGGACTGTTCGCCACCGCGCTGATCGCGGTGGCCACGGCGCTGGCCGCGCGACCGCTGCTTGGACTGGCGGCGGCTGTCGTGTCGCCGCTGTTTCGTTCGCTGGGTGGACCGAGCGCGCGCTTTGCGGCTGCCGCGTTGCTCCACAACCCGCGCCGCATGGCGCTCACCGCGGGGACGCTCGGCGTTGGGCTCGGCAGCGTCTTGTGGCTGTGGATGGTGGCGCGCAGCTTCGAGCAGTCGGTGATCGACTCGCTCAGCGGCGCGATGCGCGCCGATCTGGCCGTGACCTCGTCGAACATTGCCGCCGGTTTTCTCGAAGCGCCGGTCGATCAGCAGTTGCTCGCCGACTTGAAGGGCATTGCCGGCGTGAAAGCGGTGGCGGGTGAACGGGTGATCGATTGGCATCACGCAGACGGTCCGATTGCGATCGACGCATTCGATCCCAGCTATTTCAGCGATCCCGCGTTCGGGCAGTTGCCGTTGCTCGGACGACACGCCACCGACGTGTGGGAGGCGGTCGCGCGCGGCGAGGCGGTGATTGTGTCGAGCAACTTCGCCTTGCACTTGCAGGTCGACGTTGGCGACACGATCACGCTCGACACGCCGAGCGGTGCGCTGGCGTTGCAAGTCGCCGGCATCACCATGGTGTTCATCTCGCCGCGCGGGACGATCGAGATGAGTCGCGCGCTGTTCGAGCGCACGTGGCACGACACGCAGATCAACCATGCCTTCGTGCAAGTTGTGCCCGGCACCGCGGTGGCGGCGGTGCGCGACACGATCGCGCACGAGTTGGGCGGGCGCTACGGATTGCGCATCCTGTCGTGCAGCGAACTGATCGACTTCTTTGCCAGCCAGGTGCGCCGCGCCTTCGCCGCCGCGCACGTGCTGGCGGCGATGGTGCTGCTGGTCGTGATGCTGGGTATGGCCGATACGCTGGCCGCGAATGTCGCCGAGCGCACGCGCGAGTTGGGATCGATTCGCGCCATCGGCGTCCGCCGTCGCCAGGTGCAGCGGATGGTCTTGCTTGAAGGTGTCCTGCTGGGTGGTCTCGGCTTGGCGCTCGCGGTCCTGGCCGGCGGTGCGTTGGGTGCGTTGTGGGTCGACGCGACGTTTCCGTATCTGCTGGGCTGGACCTTGGAGCGGCACGTTCCCTATTTGCAAGCGGCGGCGGTAGCGGTGGCGGCCATCGCGGTCTGTCTCCTCGCGGCGCTCATACCGGCGCGCCGGGCGTCACGCCTCGAACCGGCGGCGGCGCTGCGATACGAATGA
- a CDS encoding DUF190 domain-containing protein, whose amino-acid sequence MKITGDGKLLRIFVGESDRCGGQPLYESIVRKARELGLAGATVWRGIEGYGAASRIHTAKILRLSEDLPIIIEIVDTEEKIRSALPALDALMEAAGGGGLVTLEKAEIIKYTHGRSS is encoded by the coding sequence ATGAAAATCACTGGTGACGGCAAACTGCTCCGCATCTTCGTCGGCGAATCGGATCGCTGCGGCGGCCAGCCGCTGTACGAGTCCATCGTCCGCAAAGCCCGCGAACTAGGTCTCGCCGGCGCCACCGTGTGGCGCGGCATCGAAGGCTACGGTGCCGCCAGCCGCATTCACACCGCGAAGATTCTGCGGCTGTCGGAAGACCTGCCGATAATCATCGAGATCGTCGACACCGAAGAGAAGATTCGCAGCGCCCTGCCCGCGCTCGACGCCCTGATGGAAGCCGCCGGCGGCGGCGGCCTGGTCACACTCGAGAAAGCCGAGATCATCAAGTACACGCACGGCCGTTCGTCATGA
- the crcB gene encoding fluoride efflux transporter CrcB, whose amino-acid sequence MSRVVLVGLGGLLGSVARYELAGYVQRLNGSLFPLGTLAVNVLGSFVLGLVVALSLERGLINAEARLFLGVGVCGGFTTMSTFSYETIALLRDGNTAAALGNVGATLVICLLAVWLGDTVARAL is encoded by the coding sequence GTGTCGCGTGTGGTGTTGGTCGGCCTCGGTGGCCTGCTCGGTTCGGTGGCGCGCTACGAACTCGCCGGGTACGTGCAGCGGCTCAATGGATCGCTGTTCCCGCTGGGCACCCTCGCGGTCAACGTACTCGGCAGCTTCGTGCTCGGCCTGGTCGTTGCGCTCTCGCTCGAACGCGGCCTCATCAACGCGGAAGCGCGTCTCTTCCTTGGCGTTGGCGTCTGCGGCGGCTTCACCACCATGTCGACTTTCAGTTATGAAACCATCGCGTTGCTGCGCGATGGCAACACCGCCGCCGCCCTCGGCAACGTCGGCGCGACGCTGGTGATTTGCCTGCTCGCGGTGTGGCTGGGCGACACCGTCGCCCGCGCGCTCTGA